Below is a window of Armatimonadota bacterium DNA.
CTGCGCTGGAGAACATCATCCTCGGCCGGGAGGGAGCCGCCCCTCTGGCGCCCCTGCGCGTCGACGCCGCGCGGGCCCAGGTGGCCGCCCTCATGGAGCAGACGGGGTTGACCGTGCCCCTGGACGTGCCGGTCGAGTCGCTGCCCGTGGGGGTCCAGCAGCGGGTGGAGATCCTCAAGGTCCTGTACCGGGGCAGCCGCGTGCTGATCCTGGATGAGCCCACCTCCGCCCTCACCCCGGCGGAGGTCGCCGACCTGTTCGGCTTCCTGCGGGGGCTGCGGCGGACCGGCCGGTCCATCGTCTTCATCTCCCACAAGCTCCGGGAAGCCCTGGAAATCTCCGACCGGGTGGTGGTGCTGCGCCTAGGACGGGTGGCCGGAGAGGTGCCCACCGCCCAGGCCACCCCCGAGCGCCTGGCCGAGCTGATGGTGGGCCGGGCGGTCGTCCCGCGGGTGAGCCGCAGCCCGCGCCAGCCCGGGGAGCCGGTGCTGGAGGTACGGGGCCTGGTGGTCCTCAACGACCAGGGCGCGGTCGCGGTGCGCGACCTCTCCTTCGTGGTGCGCAGCGGGGAGATCTTCGGCATTGCCGGCGTGGAGGGCAACGGCCAGAGCGAGCTGGTGCAGGTTCTCACGGGACTGCGCCGCCCGCACGCCGGGGAGATCCTGCTGGGAGGGGAGCCCGCGCCGGCGCTGCAGCCGCTGGCCCTGTACCGGCGGGGTCTGGGCCACGTGCCCGAGGATAAGGCGCGTTTCGGGCTGGCGCTGAACTTCGACGTGACCGAAAACGCCCTCCTCAGCCGCCAGCGGGAGCCGGCGTTTCAGGGCCCGGGCGGGCGGCTGAACGGCCGCGCCGTGCTGTCCTACGTGCGGGAGCTGGTCGAGCGCTTTGCGGTGGTGACGCCGTCCCTGCGCGCGCCGGTGCGCAGCCTCAGCGGGGGCAACCAGCAGCGGCTGCTGGTGGGGCGGGAGCTCAGCAAGCAGCCCCGGCTGATCGTGGCCATGCACCCTACCCGCGGGCTGGACGTCGCCAGCACCCTGGCCATCCGCGAGGTGCTGGTGCGGATGCGGGACGAGGGCAAAGGCGTGCTGCTGGTCTCGGCCGACCTCGACGAGGTCCTGGAGCTGGCCGACCGGATTGCCGTCATGTACGAGGGGCGCTTCCTGGGCGAGGGTCCGGTGGAGGCGTTCACCCGCGAAGAGATCGGTCTGATGATGGGGGGCGTCCTGCCCCGCCGCCACGATGAGCTGGCCGCGCCTGCCGCGCCCTCTGAGTGAAGCCGTCGCCACCGTCGCCCTCGGCCTGCTGGCCGGGGCGGTCCTGATGCGGGCGTTCGGCTACTCCCCTCTGGTCGCCTACCGGGCGCTCCTGGTCGGCGCCTTCGGCAGCACCGCGGACATCCTGGAAACCCTGGCGTT
It encodes the following:
- a CDS encoding ABC transporter ATP-binding protein, coding for MDQAPRIEMRAIHKVYPDGTVALRGVDFTLEPGEIVALLGENGAGKTTLMKILSGLLRPTRGQIVVDGRPVQFANPSDALREGIGMVHQAFTLVPPFTALENIILGREGAAPLAPLRVDAARAQVAALMEQTGLTVPLDVPVESLPVGVQQRVEILKVLYRGSRVLILDEPTSALTPAEVADLFGFLRGLRRTGRSIVFISHKLREALEISDRVVVLRLGRVAGEVPTAQATPERLAELMVGRAVVPRVSRSPRQPGEPVLEVRGLVVLNDQGAVAVRDLSFVVRSGEIFGIAGVEGNGQSELVQVLTGLRRPHAGEILLGGEPAPALQPLALYRRGLGHVPEDKARFGLALNFDVTENALLSRQREPAFQGPGGRLNGRAVLSYVRELVERFAVVTPSLRAPVRSLSGGNQQRLLVGRELSKQPRLIVAMHPTRGLDVASTLAIREVLVRMRDEGKGVLLVSADLDEVLELADRIAVMYEGRFLGEGPVEAFTREEIGLMMGGVLPRRHDELAAPAAPSE